The following are encoded together in the Paludisphaera mucosa genome:
- a CDS encoding DUF1559 domain-containing protein, with amino-acid sequence MTSRPSPVPGTSRRPAFTLIELLVVIAIIAVLVALLLPAVQSAREAARRVTCVNNLMQVGLALHNYEGAFEVLPPGVVDEGKGPVLDQAKGYGFGWVARLTPYMELKNVYNHFNFNASLYDQANLTTRGNLVHSFLCPSADAGKSRNAQGIPLTSYAGVHHDVEAPIAADNRGVLFLNSVIRYEEIPDGTSQTLFVGEKLNDGLDLGWASGTRASLRNMGTMPNANSTQLVWTEAGPVDPATLLAPGGPPDQALKYVGGFASRHPGGVNFVFGDGSVRFIKSSVQAEIYRRLGSRADGEMIDSSSY; translated from the coding sequence ATGACATCGCGTCCGTCGCCCGTCCCCGGCACGTCCCGCCGGCCGGCCTTCACGCTGATCGAGTTGCTGGTGGTGATCGCGATCATCGCCGTCCTGGTCGCGCTCCTGCTGCCCGCCGTCCAGTCGGCTCGCGAGGCCGCGCGGCGGGTGACGTGCGTCAACAACCTGATGCAGGTCGGCCTGGCCCTGCACAATTACGAGGGGGCCTTCGAGGTCCTCCCCCCCGGCGTGGTCGACGAGGGCAAGGGCCCCGTGCTCGACCAGGCCAAGGGCTACGGCTTCGGCTGGGTCGCCCGCCTGACGCCGTACATGGAGCTGAAGAACGTCTACAACCACTTCAACTTCAACGCCAGCCTCTACGATCAGGCGAACCTCACGACCCGGGGGAACCTGGTCCATTCGTTCCTCTGCCCGTCGGCCGACGCGGGCAAGTCGCGGAACGCCCAGGGGATCCCGCTGACGAGCTACGCCGGCGTCCACCACGACGTCGAGGCCCCGATCGCGGCCGACAACCGTGGCGTGCTCTTCCTGAACAGCGTGATCCGCTACGAGGAGATCCCCGACGGCACCAGCCAGACCCTGTTCGTCGGCGAGAAGCTCAACGACGGCCTCGACCTGGGCTGGGCGTCGGGCACGCGGGCCAGCCTGCGGAACATGGGGACGATGCCCAACGCCAACTCGACCCAGCTGGTCTGGACCGAGGCCGGCCCCGTCGATCCCGCCACCCTGCTGGCCCCCGGCGGGCCGCCCGACCAGGCCCTCAAATACGTCGGCGGCTTCGCCAGCCGGCATCCCGGCGGCGTCAACTTCGTGTTCGGCGACGGCTCGGTGCGGTTCATCAAGTCATCCGTCCAGGCCGAGATCTACCGCCGGCTCGGCAGCCGGGCCGATGGCGAGATGATCGACTCCTCGTCGTACTGA
- a CDS encoding DUF1559 domain-containing protein, whose translation MKRTSGFSLIELIIVLGVIAVILALMLPVLRGGTEAARRIQCMNNLKQIHLGLHGYHATHEVYPPGVVDGSRPFSETGAVMRTPWTAMLLPFCEQRAVYDTLNFDAGAADAANSTARRTTINMMACPDSLPYGGWVGSSRSVLAGSAGQVTSPEFGRTSYAGCHHEIEKAVDVDDHGVFFLNSRVRAAEVFDGLSQTIFVGEVVAPAATGWLVGGRGSLRNTGAAINGLDAAALGDAAKSEAWRSSGRTPADLEALIVDQRITPPPGYVGGFGSNHRGDGAVFVFGDGSVRFLRASIDPTVFRRLGHRDDGEEIDDGSF comes from the coding sequence ATGAAACGCACGTCGGGCTTCTCGCTGATCGAACTCATCATCGTGCTGGGCGTGATCGCCGTCATCCTGGCCCTGATGCTCCCCGTCCTGCGGGGCGGGACCGAGGCGGCGCGGCGGATCCAGTGCATGAACAACCTGAAGCAGATCCACCTGGGCCTCCACGGCTACCACGCGACCCACGAGGTCTACCCGCCGGGCGTCGTCGACGGTTCGCGGCCCTTCTCCGAGACGGGGGCCGTGATGCGGACGCCCTGGACGGCGATGCTCCTGCCCTTCTGCGAGCAGCGGGCCGTCTACGACACGCTGAATTTCGACGCCGGGGCCGCGGACGCCGCCAACTCGACGGCGCGGCGGACGACCATCAATATGATGGCCTGTCCGGACTCGCTCCCCTACGGCGGCTGGGTCGGATCTTCGAGGAGCGTCCTGGCCGGTTCCGCGGGGCAGGTCACGTCGCCCGAGTTCGGCCGCACGAGCTACGCCGGGTGTCATCACGAGATCGAGAAGGCCGTCGACGTCGACGACCACGGCGTCTTCTTCCTCAACAGCCGCGTCCGCGCGGCCGAGGTCTTCGACGGCCTCTCGCAGACGATCTTCGTGGGCGAGGTCGTCGCGCCGGCGGCGACGGGCTGGCTCGTGGGCGGGCGCGGCTCGCTCCGCAACACGGGGGCGGCGATCAACGGCCTCGACGCCGCCGCGCTCGGCGACGCGGCGAAGTCGGAAGCGTGGCGCTCTTCGGGACGTACGCCCGCGGACCTGGAGGCGCTGATCGTCGACCAGCGCATCACCCCGCCTCCCGGGTACGTCGGCGGGTTCGGCAGCAACCATCGCGGCGACGGGGCGGTCTTCGTCTTCGGCGACGGCTCGGTCCGGTTCCTGAGGGCCTCCATCGACCCGACCGTCTTCCGGCGGCTGGGTCATCGCGACGACGGGGAGGAGATCGATGATGGCTCGTTCTGA
- a CDS encoding type II secretion system F family protein, whose translation MSQGPGANEARATYSAAEPWRLWHMLVLVLNVAVFLWAYTAIGGWAVVLLILLLVTLIVGWVFMAIRGHASQQHALLWMLAIAAEHRMPLATTVEAFANQYRGWFRRRVLRLAALLDQGASLSFALRDVRGLASADSAMLVEMGEESGRLGPTLRRAAAIQSSRSAVGATLASQASYLLILLLITQVITGFLLYFIVPKFEAIFLDFGVALPTSTKIMLSGAHFATSQLLVPIWLPLLTLGLLFIIPRALTGGAGFDFPLIGRLFRRRHAALILRSLAMTAESKRPIEDGLHTLASRYPTRWVRRRIAAAEDEVRRGVDWREALARQGLIRATDHEVLNTAAAVGNLPWAMNDLADAADRRTALRMSLLAQAIWPFVILSLGALVMFLAVGFFAPLVELIGRLAG comes from the coding sequence ATGAGCCAGGGGCCGGGGGCGAACGAGGCGCGCGCGACTTACTCCGCGGCCGAGCCGTGGCGGCTCTGGCACATGCTCGTGCTGGTCCTGAACGTGGCGGTCTTCTTATGGGCCTACACCGCCATCGGCGGCTGGGCCGTCGTCCTGCTCATCCTCCTGCTCGTCACCCTGATCGTGGGCTGGGTGTTCATGGCGATCCGCGGCCACGCCAGCCAGCAGCACGCGCTGCTCTGGATGCTGGCGATCGCCGCCGAGCACCGCATGCCGCTGGCGACGACCGTGGAGGCGTTCGCGAACCAGTACCGCGGCTGGTTCCGCCGCCGCGTGCTGAGGCTCGCCGCGCTCCTGGACCAGGGGGCCAGCCTCTCCTTCGCCCTGCGGGACGTGCGGGGCCTGGCGTCGGCCGACTCGGCGATGCTGGTGGAGATGGGCGAGGAGAGCGGTCGCCTGGGGCCGACCCTGCGGAGGGCGGCCGCGATCCAGTCGAGCCGCTCGGCCGTGGGAGCGACCCTCGCCTCGCAGGCGAGCTACCTGCTGATCCTCCTCTTGATCACGCAGGTGATCACGGGATTCCTGCTCTACTTCATCGTGCCCAAGTTCGAGGCGATCTTCCTGGACTTCGGAGTGGCCCTGCCGACGTCGACCAAGATCATGCTCTCCGGCGCGCACTTCGCGACCTCGCAGCTCCTCGTGCCGATCTGGCTCCCGCTCCTGACCCTCGGCCTCCTGTTCATCATCCCCCGAGCCCTGACCGGAGGGGCGGGCTTCGACTTCCCGCTGATCGGCCGCCTCTTCCGGCGGCGGCACGCGGCGCTGATCCTGCGTTCGCTGGCGATGACCGCCGAGTCCAAGCGGCCCATCGAGGACGGCCTGCACACGCTGGCGAGCCGCTACCCAACGCGCTGGGTCCGACGGCGGATCGCGGCGGCCGAGGACGAGGTGCGGCGCGGCGTCGACTGGCGCGAGGCCCTGGCGCGGCAGGGGTTGATCCGCGCGACCGATCACGAGGTGTTGAACACCGCCGCGGCCGTCGGCAACCTCCCCTGGGCGATGAACGACCTGGCCGACGCGGCCGATCGTCGCACGGCCCTGCGGATGTCGCTGCTGGCCCAGGCCATCTGGCCGTTCGTGATCCTGTCGCTCGGGGCGCTCGTCATGTTCCTGGCGGTCGGTTTCTTCGCTCCGTTGGTCGAGCTGATCGGGAGGCTTGCGGGATGA
- a CDS encoding DUF1559 family PulG-like putative transporter: MARSEGRRGFTLVELMVVVGIISVLIALLLPAVQSAREIARRMQCTNNLFQVGLALENYHSSNRVYPPGVVDFQGPVTSDPTGYRFGWAARLLPFLEQRNVYNHLNFRLGAFSDGNATAVEVRISTFLCPSNPSSTGTNYAACHNDLEGPIDVDNHGVFFLNSRVPREDLVDGPAFTFFVGESGRSTLSFGTWAMGTAATLRNTGWGLDDEGRPDVAFATKSSQSGLRPGQAFDPVVLQAMIDNGEIDADLVGGFSSFHTGGANFLFGDGSVRMLKSRINRGVLQALAHRSDGVLVDGEAF, translated from the coding sequence ATGGCTCGTTCTGAAGGCCGCCGCGGCTTCACGCTGGTCGAACTCATGGTGGTCGTCGGCATCATCAGCGTGCTGATCGCGCTCCTGCTGCCGGCGGTGCAGTCGGCCCGCGAGATCGCGCGCCGGATGCAGTGCACGAACAACCTGTTCCAGGTCGGCCTCGCCCTGGAGAACTACCACTCGTCGAACCGCGTCTATCCGCCCGGGGTGGTCGATTTCCAGGGACCCGTGACGAGCGACCCGACGGGCTATCGCTTCGGCTGGGCCGCGCGGCTGCTGCCGTTCCTGGAGCAGAGGAACGTCTACAACCACCTCAACTTCCGGCTGGGAGCCTTCTCCGACGGCAACGCGACGGCCGTGGAGGTCCGGATCTCGACCTTCCTGTGCCCTTCGAACCCGAGCTCGACGGGCACGAACTACGCGGCGTGCCACAACGACCTCGAGGGCCCGATCGACGTCGACAACCACGGCGTCTTCTTCCTCAACAGCCGCGTCCCCCGCGAGGACCTCGTCGACGGGCCGGCGTTCACGTTCTTCGTCGGCGAGTCGGGGCGGTCGACGCTCTCGTTCGGCACCTGGGCGATGGGGACGGCGGCCACGCTCCGCAACACGGGCTGGGGCCTCGACGACGAGGGCCGCCCCGACGTCGCGTTCGCGACGAAGTCGTCGCAATCGGGCCTCAGGCCGGGCCAGGCCTTCGACCCGGTCGTCCTTCAGGCCATGATCGACAACGGCGAGATCGACGCCGACCTGGTCGGCGGCTTCTCGAGCTTCCACACGGGCGGCGCGAACTTCCTGTTCGGCGACGGCTCGGTGCGGATGCTCAAGAGCCGGATCAACCGCGGCGTCCTCCAGGCCCTGGCCCATCGCTCCGACGGCGTGCTCGTCGACGGCGAGGCGTTCTGA
- a CDS encoding type II secretion system F family protein, which produces MIESRENHGGGGGLTPGEANRLSEHVAGVAEAGLPLGPGLRALAEESPRGAFRDTLRGLADSIERGVPLEAAVDDEASRIPPHLRGLIRAGLRTGNLGDVLGRFSAVASVGADLKRSFWIGMAYPLLAISLAGVLFVLVDLLIVGKFEAIFLDFGVPLPTLTRFMLQVSHAVRLLWPAVLAAVLAIVAGWAFVGLILPRASRNSLLGRLPIFGPLWRFTSWAEFCHLLAMLLEADLPLPEALRLTGSGVENNDVDLACRAMARSVEQGASLSAAMQGGAVPAPTGPFDHLARPKPQWDDVSGAPADKDFGPAEAPPLGDLLEVEAGSRAIRRSMPEGLPRLLRWAEGRSAIAEVLHMAGETFQSRSRAEASFGGGVVAFLATVGVVAGVFIVVIGMFLPLITLISKLSG; this is translated from the coding sequence ATGATCGAGTCGCGCGAGAATCACGGGGGGGGCGGGGGCCTGACCCCCGGCGAGGCGAACCGGCTGTCGGAGCACGTCGCCGGGGTCGCCGAGGCGGGCTTGCCGCTGGGGCCGGGCCTGCGGGCGCTGGCCGAGGAATCGCCGCGCGGCGCGTTCCGCGACACGCTGCGGGGGCTGGCCGACTCGATCGAGCGCGGCGTCCCCCTGGAAGCGGCGGTGGATGACGAGGCGAGCCGGATCCCGCCCCACCTCCGCGGGCTGATCCGAGCGGGGCTCCGCACGGGCAACTTGGGCGACGTCCTCGGCCGGTTCTCGGCCGTCGCGAGCGTCGGCGCCGACCTCAAGCGGAGCTTCTGGATCGGCATGGCCTACCCGTTGCTGGCCATCAGCCTGGCCGGCGTGCTGTTCGTGCTGGTCGACCTGCTCATCGTGGGGAAGTTCGAGGCGATCTTCCTCGATTTCGGCGTGCCGCTGCCCACGCTGACGCGGTTCATGCTGCAGGTTTCGCACGCGGTCCGCCTGCTCTGGCCGGCCGTGCTGGCGGCCGTCCTGGCGATCGTCGCCGGCTGGGCGTTCGTCGGCCTGATCTTGCCGCGTGCGAGCCGCAACAGCCTGCTCGGCCGGCTGCCGATCTTCGGGCCGCTCTGGCGGTTCACGTCGTGGGCGGAGTTCTGCCACCTGCTGGCCATGCTCCTGGAAGCCGACCTGCCGCTCCCCGAGGCGCTCCGGCTGACCGGCTCGGGGGTCGAGAACAACGACGTCGACCTCGCCTGCCGCGCCATGGCGCGGAGCGTCGAGCAGGGCGCCTCGCTCTCCGCCGCCATGCAGGGGGGGGCCGTCCCGGCCCCGACGGGCCCGTTCGACCACCTGGCCCGCCCCAAGCCCCAGTGGGACGACGTGAGCGGGGCCCCCGCCGACAAGGACTTCGGCCCCGCCGAGGCCCCGCCGCTGGGAGACCTGCTGGAGGTCGAGGCGGGCTCGCGGGCGATCCGCCGGTCGATGCCCGAGGGGCTCCCCAGGCTTCTGCGGTGGGCGGAGGGCCGCTCGGCGATCGCCGAGGTGCTGCACATGGCCGGCGAGACCTTCCAGTCCCGCTCCCGGGCCGAGGCGTCGTTCGGCGGCGGCGTCGTGGCCTTCCTGGCCACGGTCGGCGTCGTCGCGGGCGTCTTCATCGTCGTCATCGGAATGTTCCTGCCCCTGATCACGCTCATCTCGAAGCTTTCGGGCTGA
- a CDS encoding DUF6797 domain-containing protein yields the protein MPKPPSPARRSRRIAWGLFLGLVSLLAADLIRAQVLRIEAGGSPPAEVPKDARADSSLFARENLTAWCIVPFDSKKRNPEERAAMLERLGFKHFAYDWRAEHVPTFDEEFEALKRHGVSLDAFWGPAELNDDSKRILDVLKRHNAKAQLWVLTDFGPDKATGAEQERRVTEGAARVKPLAQAAAEIGCTVALYNHGGWFGEPENQIAIIERLKKDGIANVGLVYNLHHGHPHVERLKPLLQTMMPYLLALNINGMDPGGDGGARKILPLGQGGLDLGLLKLIRESGYKGRIGILGHTQDDAEERLRDNLDGLDWLVPQLDGAAPGPKPTPRTPVPPPPAPTPAAAAAGLSPAQAQEVATVLDAARRDGDPARGAAVFTDVRFTCFSCHKVGDQGGTIGPELTALVKTMPPEDVVASVLWPRLKVKEGYEAFAFALDDGRLLQGYKVEETPTAIKVRDVALGDIVPVPKNAIEESKPLGTLMPEGLAATMSPRERSDLLSFLLKLGAEGTATPSLTLPAHAHAPAEFDYDQKPLRPEFYTSAADHVNRNRIFDFYAKEADFFRKQPSPPPLLPMYPGLDGGKQGHWGNQNESTWADGRWNESDLGTVLGGVFRVNGETIPKAVCLRLGEKGELSACFNPQTLNYEALWTGGFVRFSSVRHGFMEGLILDGKPLPKPAATAPSKPFVYKGYYRHGKRVIFSYTFDGEEWLDAPWADEKGGFVREAGPAATHRFRDLTRGGGAQWPQVLVTHGRPGQSRPFAIDTIEPPFENPWKALMFFSGLDFLADGTAMIATMEGDVWRVSGLDDGLANVSWKRFASGLHQPQGVVAADGKVYVLGRDQITELQDLDGDGEADFLRCVDNAYTTSPAGHDFICGLQRDAAGNFYTASGPQGVLRIPPDGGPPQVLATGFRNPDGLGLTRSGVLTVPQSEGEWVPTSQVCEIRPGRHYGYPGPKNDEPPALPLVYLPRGIDNSSSEQVEVTSDRWAPFQGNQIHLSFGAGGAFLLLRDEVDGQPQGAVSPIPGDFLSGIHRGRFSPRDGQLYVCGQAGWGTYTSLDGCFQRLRYTGDPVQAPRSIHAVENGVVLTFHQPVDPAVVGRPGACFAQAWNYRYSSGYGSLEYSTRHPGTPGHDVLPIRAAHVVGDGRTLFLEIPDIQPVDTLHLRLDVDAGPPQELFATVHKLAPPFTGFEGYKPTPKIVAAHPRLADMAALKFKRTPNPWATKIPRARTIEIAAGRNLTYTVPAIKVKAGEAVKLTFLNPDVVPHNWVLLRPGTLATVGDLVNKIIAEPDAAARNYIPKTEDVLVYVDVVDPGTEAAIYFKAPDSPGRYPYLCSFPGHWMVMNGVMTVE from the coding sequence ATGCCGAAGCCGCCCTCGCCCGCCCGTCGCTCGCGGAGGATCGCCTGGGGCCTCTTCCTCGGGCTCGTCTCGCTCCTGGCGGCCGACCTGATCCGCGCCCAGGTGCTGCGGATCGAAGCCGGGGGCTCGCCGCCCGCCGAGGTCCCGAAGGACGCCAGGGCCGACTCGTCCCTCTTCGCGCGCGAGAACCTGACGGCCTGGTGCATCGTCCCGTTCGACTCGAAGAAGCGGAACCCGGAAGAGCGCGCGGCGATGCTCGAACGGCTGGGCTTCAAGCATTTCGCCTACGACTGGCGGGCCGAGCACGTCCCGACGTTCGACGAGGAGTTCGAGGCCCTCAAGCGGCACGGCGTGAGCCTCGACGCCTTCTGGGGCCCCGCCGAGCTGAACGACGACTCGAAGCGGATCCTCGACGTGCTGAAGCGGCATAACGCCAAGGCGCAGCTCTGGGTCCTGACCGACTTCGGGCCCGACAAGGCGACCGGGGCCGAGCAGGAGAGGCGAGTGACAGAAGGCGCCGCGCGGGTCAAGCCGCTCGCCCAGGCCGCGGCCGAGATCGGCTGCACCGTCGCCCTGTACAACCACGGCGGCTGGTTCGGCGAGCCCGAGAATCAGATCGCCATCATCGAACGCCTCAAGAAGGACGGGATCGCGAACGTCGGCCTCGTCTACAACCTGCACCACGGCCATCCCCACGTCGAGCGCCTGAAGCCGCTCTTGCAGACGATGATGCCGTACCTCCTCGCCCTGAATATCAACGGCATGGATCCGGGGGGCGACGGCGGTGCCCGCAAGATCCTGCCGCTGGGCCAGGGGGGGCTCGACCTGGGCCTGTTGAAGCTGATCCGCGAGAGCGGCTACAAGGGCCGGATCGGCATCCTCGGCCACACGCAGGACGACGCCGAGGAGCGGCTCCGCGACAACCTCGACGGCCTCGACTGGCTCGTCCCGCAGCTCGACGGCGCGGCGCCCGGCCCCAAGCCGACCCCGCGCACGCCCGTCCCCCCCCCGCCCGCCCCGACTCCGGCCGCCGCGGCCGCGGGCCTCTCGCCGGCGCAGGCGCAGGAGGTCGCGACGGTGCTCGACGCCGCCCGCCGCGACGGCGACCCTGCCCGGGGCGCGGCGGTGTTCACCGACGTCCGGTTCACCTGCTTCTCCTGCCACAAGGTCGGCGACCAGGGGGGCACGATCGGCCCCGAGCTGACCGCGCTGGTCAAGACGATGCCGCCCGAGGACGTCGTGGCGTCGGTCCTCTGGCCCCGGCTCAAGGTCAAGGAGGGCTACGAGGCCTTCGCCTTCGCGCTCGACGACGGCCGGCTGCTCCAGGGCTACAAGGTCGAGGAGACGCCGACCGCGATCAAGGTGCGCGACGTCGCGCTCGGCGACATCGTCCCGGTGCCCAAGAACGCGATCGAGGAGAGCAAGCCCCTGGGCACGCTCATGCCCGAAGGCCTGGCCGCCACGATGTCGCCCCGTGAGCGGAGCGACCTCCTGAGCTTCCTGCTCAAGCTCGGCGCCGAGGGCACGGCGACACCCTCGCTGACGCTCCCCGCGCACGCCCACGCGCCCGCGGAGTTCGACTACGACCAGAAGCCCCTCCGGCCCGAGTTCTACACGAGCGCCGCCGATCACGTGAACCGCAACCGGATCTTCGACTTCTACGCCAAGGAAGCCGACTTCTTCCGCAAGCAGCCCTCGCCGCCCCCCCTGCTTCCGATGTATCCCGGCCTCGACGGCGGCAAGCAGGGCCACTGGGGCAACCAGAATGAGAGCACCTGGGCCGACGGCCGGTGGAACGAATCCGACCTGGGGACGGTCCTCGGCGGCGTCTTCCGCGTCAACGGCGAGACCATCCCCAAGGCGGTCTGCCTGCGGCTGGGCGAGAAGGGCGAGCTGTCCGCCTGCTTCAACCCCCAGACGCTCAACTACGAGGCCCTCTGGACCGGCGGGTTCGTCCGCTTCTCCAGCGTCCGGCACGGCTTCATGGAAGGCCTGATCCTCGACGGCAAGCCGCTGCCGAAGCCCGCGGCCACCGCGCCGAGCAAGCCCTTCGTCTACAAAGGGTACTACCGCCACGGCAAGCGAGTCATCTTCTCCTACACGTTCGACGGGGAGGAGTGGCTCGACGCCCCCTGGGCCGACGAGAAGGGCGGTTTCGTCCGCGAGGCCGGCCCGGCCGCGACCCACCGATTCCGCGACCTCACCCGCGGGGGCGGGGCGCAGTGGCCCCAGGTGCTCGTCACCCACGGCCGGCCCGGCCAGTCTCGGCCGTTCGCGATCGACACGATCGAGCCCCCGTTCGAGAACCCCTGGAAGGCCCTGATGTTCTTCAGCGGCCTCGACTTCCTCGCCGACGGCACGGCGATGATCGCCACGATGGAAGGCGACGTCTGGCGCGTCTCAGGCCTCGACGACGGCCTGGCGAACGTGTCCTGGAAACGGTTCGCCTCGGGCCTGCACCAGCCGCAGGGCGTTGTGGCCGCCGACGGCAAGGTCTACGTCCTGGGCCGCGACCAGATCACGGAACTCCAGGACCTCGACGGCGACGGCGAGGCCGACTTCCTCCGCTGCGTCGACAACGCCTACACGACCTCGCCCGCCGGCCACGACTTCATCTGCGGCCTCCAGCGCGACGCGGCCGGGAACTTCTACACGGCCTCCGGACCCCAGGGCGTCCTCCGCATCCCGCCCGACGGCGGCCCGCCCCAGGTCCTCGCCACCGGATTCCGCAACCCCGACGGGCTGGGCCTCACCCGGTCGGGCGTGTTGACCGTCCCCCAGTCCGAGGGCGAGTGGGTGCCCACGTCGCAGGTCTGCGAGATCCGGCCCGGCCGCCATTACGGCTATCCCGGCCCGAAGAACGACGAGCCCCCCGCCCTGCCCCTCGTCTACCTGCCCCGCGGGATCGACAACTCCAGCTCCGAGCAGGTCGAGGTCACGAGCGACCGCTGGGCCCCGTTCCAGGGGAACCAGATCCACCTCTCGTTCGGCGCGGGGGGCGCGTTCCTGCTGCTCCGCGACGAGGTCGACGGCCAGCCCCAGGGGGCCGTCTCGCCGATCCCCGGCGACTTCCTGTCGGGGATCCATCGCGGCCGGTTCAGCCCGCGCGACGGCCAGCTCTACGTCTGCGGCCAGGCCGGCTGGGGGACGTACACCTCGCTCGACGGCTGCTTCCAGCGGCTGCGCTACACGGGCGACCCGGTGCAGGCCCCGCGGTCGATCCACGCGGTCGAGAACGGCGTCGTTTTGACCTTCCACCAGCCCGTCGATCCGGCCGTGGTCGGCCGTCCCGGCGCGTGCTTCGCGCAGGCCTGGAACTACCGCTACAGCAGCGGCTACGGCTCGCTCGAATACTCGACCCGGCATCCGGGGACCCCCGGCCACGACGTCCTGCCGATCCGAGCCGCGCACGTCGTCGGCGACGGCCGCACGCTGTTCCTGGAGATCCCCGACATCCAGCCCGTCGACACGCTCCACCTCCGCCTGGACGTCGACGCCGGCCCGCCCCAGGAACTCTTCGCGACCGTCCACAAGCTGGCCCCGCCCTTCACCGGGTTCGAGGGCTACAAGCCGACGCCCAAGATCGTCGCGGCCCACCCCCGGCTGGCCGACATGGCCGCCCTGAAATTCAAGAGGACTCCGAACCCCTGGGCGACCAAGATCCCCCGGGCGCGCACGATCGAGATCGCCGCGGGCCGGAACCTGACCTACACCGTGCCGGCGATCAAGGTGAAGGCGGGCGAGGCGGTCAAGCTGACGTTCCTCAACCCCGACGTCGTCCCCCACAACTGGGTCCTGCTCCGGCCCGGGACGCTGGCGACGGTCGGCGACCTGGTCAACAAGATCATCGCCGAGCCCGACGCCGCCGCCCGCAACTACATCCCGAAGACCGAGGACGTCCTCGTCTACGTCGACGTCGTCGACCCCGGGACCGAGGCCGCCATCTACTTCAAGGCCCCCGACTCGCCCGGACGCTACCCCTACCTGTGCAGCTTCCCCGGCCACTGGATGGTCATGAACGGCGTCATGACCGTCGAGTGA
- a CDS encoding type IV pilus modification PilV family protein: MIAARRRSARRGSLLIETAMSALMLMIAMTLITKVVASVASERRAWDRRRCATAEAANVMERLSARPFDALATGPVPGLALAPEAARALPGAELKADVVADDPAGGAGSKRIGLQLRWRNRSGGWDAPVRLTTWVHRRKEKS, encoded by the coding sequence ATGATCGCGGCACGAAGGCGATCCGCGCGACGCGGGTCGTTGCTGATCGAGACGGCGATGTCGGCCCTGATGCTGATGATCGCCATGACGCTGATCACCAAGGTGGTCGCCTCCGTCGCCTCCGAGCGACGGGCCTGGGACCGCCGCCGGTGCGCGACGGCCGAGGCCGCCAACGTCATGGAGCGGCTGTCGGCGCGTCCCTTCGACGCCCTGGCGACCGGCCCCGTCCCGGGGCTGGCGCTGGCCCCGGAAGCGGCCCGCGCGCTGCCGGGGGCCGAGTTGAAGGCGGACGTCGTCGCCGACGACCCCGCCGGCGGCGCGGGTTCGAAGCGGATCGGCCTGCAACTCCGTTGGCGCAATCGAAGCGGCGGCTGGGACGCCCCGGTGCGGCTGACGACCTGGGTCCACCGCCGGAAGGAGAAGTCATGA
- a CDS encoding PulJ/GspJ family protein: MSTPANRRSQSRRRGVTLVELMVLLTAVALMLGTCVMLLGLAMRLEADGRAAFERSEALDRLAGRFRADVHEARGVALDGRTLKLQPRPGRAVEYRVADDGAVSRVVVEGGKDAAREPYRIPQAVAARLEIREIEGRRFAAIVVDVQPRKDRIDPVRPVEILALAGKGAPAGKPEGGKP; encoded by the coding sequence ATGAGCACCCCGGCGAATCGACGGTCGCAAAGTAGACGCCGCGGCGTGACGCTGGTCGAGCTGATGGTCCTGCTGACGGCCGTCGCGCTCATGCTCGGGACCTGCGTGATGCTCCTGGGCCTGGCGATGCGGCTGGAGGCCGACGGCCGGGCCGCGTTCGAGCGATCCGAGGCGCTCGACCGCCTGGCGGGGCGCTTCCGGGCCGACGTCCACGAGGCGCGAGGCGTCGCCCTCGACGGCCGGACCCTCAAGCTGCAACCCCGGCCCGGGCGGGCCGTCGAGTACCGCGTGGCCGACGACGGGGCGGTCTCGCGCGTCGTCGTCGAGGGGGGCAAGGATGCGGCGCGAGAGCCGTACCGCATCCCCCAGGCCGTCGCCGCCCGGCTGGAGATCCGCGAGATCGAAGGCCGACGGTTCGCGGCGATCGTCGTCGACGTCCAGCCCCGGAAGGACCGGATCGATCCGGTCCGGCCCGTGGAGATCCTGGCTCTCGCGGGCAAGGGCGCGCCGGCCGGGAAGCCGGAAGGAGGCAAGCCGTGA